The Halosimplex litoreum genome has a window encoding:
- a CDS encoding ArsR/SmtB family transcription factor, producing the protein MSLLPSKPDTTAAEDAEPRVVGVESDDADDLLSALSSETARRLLGELHESPAPPAELAERVDTSLQNAQYHLENLQDAGAVEVVDTAYSQKGREMDVYAPADQPLVIFAGDQQESTSIRTALSRLLGAVGLLAVVSLVVSALSGGDALPSLGAGSDATGEGAAAAAHTPTPVADGGAVASTGLVDGLGPGAFFFLGGAAVLVGAFAVWYVRG; encoded by the coding sequence ATGTCGCTGCTGCCCTCCAAACCCGACACCACCGCGGCCGAGGACGCGGAGCCGCGGGTAGTCGGCGTCGAGAGCGACGACGCCGACGACCTCCTCTCTGCCCTCTCCTCGGAGACCGCCCGTCGCCTCCTCGGCGAACTCCACGAGTCCCCCGCACCGCCCGCGGAGCTCGCCGAACGCGTCGATACCTCGTTACAGAACGCACAGTACCACCTGGAGAACCTGCAGGACGCCGGCGCCGTCGAAGTCGTCGACACGGCCTACTCACAGAAGGGCCGCGAGATGGACGTCTACGCCCCAGCCGACCAGCCGCTGGTCATCTTCGCCGGCGACCAGCAGGAGTCGACCAGCATCAGGACGGCCCTGTCGCGGCTGCTCGGCGCCGTCGGCCTGCTCGCCGTCGTCAGCCTCGTCGTCTCGGCGCTCTCGGGTGGCGACGCCCTCCCCTCGCTGGGCGCCGGCTCCGACGCGACCGGGGAGGGTGCGGCGGCCGCCGCACACACGCCGACACCGGTCGCAGACGGTGGCGCGGTCGCTTCTACCGGTCTCGTCGACGGGCTGGGCCCGGGCGCCTTCTTCTTCCTCGGTGGCGCCGCCGTGCTCGTCGGCGCTTTCGCCGTCTGGTACGTCCGGGGCTGA
- a CDS encoding metallophosphoesterase — translation MITVVSDTHGTDGHRLEGRTLAAVREAELVVHAGDFTTEAVLDAFEAEAGAEHGGGEFVAVYGNNDDPGVRGRLTAERTVEYEGLRIVVVHGHEHDDTSLSLLGRQERADAVVVGHSHEPGRRRIGPVTVLNPGSHADPRWYRPGHVEVRPTGEGPTGRLVAPDGEVFDEFDLAATGRE, via the coding sequence GTGATCACGGTCGTCTCGGACACCCACGGCACCGACGGACATCGACTCGAAGGCCGAACGCTGGCGGCGGTCCGCGAGGCCGAACTGGTGGTTCACGCCGGCGATTTCACTACCGAGGCAGTGCTCGACGCCTTCGAGGCGGAGGCCGGAGCCGAACACGGCGGCGGCGAGTTCGTCGCGGTGTACGGAAACAACGACGACCCGGGCGTCCGGGGGCGGCTGACGGCGGAGCGAACCGTCGAGTACGAGGGGCTCCGGATCGTCGTCGTGCACGGCCACGAACACGACGACACGTCGCTGTCGCTACTGGGGCGCCAGGAGCGGGCGGACGCGGTCGTGGTCGGGCACTCCCACGAACCAGGGCGGCGACGGATCGGGCCAGTCACGGTCCTGAATCCCGGGAGTCACGCCGACCCGCGCTGGTACCGTCCGGGCCACGTGGAGGTGCGACCGACCGGGGAGGGCCCGACCGGTCGGCTCGTGGCACCCGACGGGGAGGTCTTCGACGAGTTCGACCTCGCCGCCACGGGGCGGGAGTGA
- a CDS encoding cation diffusion facilitator family transporter, producing MAESKSVVMAALIANGAIAILKFVGFLLTGSAAMLSETYHSISDTGNQVFLLIGLRYGGREADRRHPFGYGKAQFFYAFLVSVFLFGIAGWESAKHGFNALMGHGGGHGGGEAVEFLWLSFQPPGFDPILVNYTVLLLGIAFESWAFKKAYAGMKTQIEDNDWSGMREAFRKTSDVTTLTALTEDTIALLGLGLALAGVFLEQQTGDPIYDAIAALLIGIMLMGFAVALAWENKRLILGESLPADEERKLRAVVEDRAEVERIVDFRTVYFGPERIVVSTDVEFAPGFQGGDLDAIITEIEDEMKATNKSVRTVYLEPEI from the coding sequence ATGGCAGAGAGCAAGTCGGTCGTGATGGCGGCGCTGATCGCGAACGGCGCCATCGCGATTCTGAAGTTCGTCGGGTTCCTGTTGACCGGGAGTGCCGCGATGCTCTCGGAGACCTATCACTCCATCTCCGACACGGGCAACCAGGTGTTTCTCCTCATCGGCCTCCGCTACGGCGGCCGCGAGGCCGACCGGCGCCACCCCTTCGGCTACGGCAAGGCGCAGTTCTTCTACGCCTTTCTCGTCTCCGTCTTCCTGTTCGGCATCGCCGGCTGGGAGTCCGCGAAACACGGCTTCAACGCGCTGATGGGCCACGGCGGCGGCCACGGTGGCGGCGAGGCCGTCGAATTCCTCTGGCTCTCCTTCCAGCCGCCGGGGTTCGACCCGATCCTCGTCAACTACACGGTGCTCCTGCTGGGCATCGCCTTCGAGAGCTGGGCGTTCAAGAAGGCCTACGCGGGCATGAAGACCCAGATCGAGGACAACGACTGGTCGGGCATGCGCGAGGCGTTCCGCAAGACCAGCGACGTGACCACCCTCACGGCGCTGACCGAGGACACCATCGCGCTCCTCGGCCTCGGCCTGGCGCTGGCCGGCGTCTTCCTCGAACAGCAGACCGGCGACCCGATCTACGACGCCATCGCCGCCTTGCTCATCGGGATCATGCTGATGGGCTTCGCCGTCGCGCTCGCCTGGGAGAACAAGCGGCTCATCCTCGGCGAGAGCCTCCCCGCCGACGAGGAGCGGAAACTGCGCGCGGTCGTCGAGGACCGCGCGGAGGTCGAGCGCATCGTCGACTTCCGCACCGTCTACTTCGGCCCCGAGCGCATCGTCGTCTCCACGGACGTGGAGTTCGCACCCGGCTTCCAGGGCGGCGATCTCGACGCGATCATCACCGAGATCGAAGACGAGATGAAAGCCACCAACAAGAGCGTCCGCACCGTCTACCTCGAACCGGAGATCTGA
- a CDS encoding ATP-dependent DNA helicase: MGTIYDALDEKRNVLFEGATGTGKTLSALAPALEYARETNKTVVITTNVHQQMRQFVREAAAITDQEPIRAVVFQGKASMCHIDVGYEECQALRDTTRELVDAEENMQELEDQQRALLEESRDGSAEAADARGAVMDELESVEAEIEQLREERNVCDHYYRNLTADTDAFYGWLYDDVRTPEDVYGYAEREGMCGYELLKEGMEGVDLVVCNYHHLLDSMIREQFFRWLGRDPEDVIAVFDEAHNVEDAARDHARRTLTETTLDQAVEELETAEDPRAEGALNVLDTFRRALVEAYDEAFDFGEREGVDEDWYDLSIDNDDARDDLTLAFLQNYSGPGFREELDRTLDLARELDQSYEEAYKNGETTTRQECQTLQAATFVEAWLDESAVEGQYPVVSVRRAEEGGPREAGEIYGRAELYTCIPSSVTADLFGDLHAGVLMSATLRPFDVTEDVLGLADPETLAYGPQFPEERRRTYAVDGPALFASKRDDMQVQSTVAGALEDAARFTPGNTLAFFPSYAEAERYHQRVDTGGATYLDRPGTSAKELRERFTDDDGAMLFTSLWGTLAEGVSFDGDDARTVAVVGVPYPHLDDRMDAVQEAYDAEFGDDDGAAGRGGSGSSGGRDDDEGAGWRYAVEIPTVRKTRQALGRVVRSPEDFGARILLDRRYTERSEVEMTDYSVRGTFPPEERREMVDIDPGKLKFALLNFYQDVEGYDGDPPRP, encoded by the coding sequence ATGGGGACCATCTACGACGCGCTCGACGAGAAGCGAAACGTCCTCTTCGAGGGGGCGACGGGGACGGGCAAGACCCTCTCCGCGCTCGCGCCCGCCCTGGAGTACGCTCGCGAGACGAACAAGACCGTGGTGATCACGACGAACGTCCACCAGCAGATGCGCCAGTTCGTCCGCGAGGCCGCGGCGATCACCGACCAGGAGCCCATCCGCGCCGTCGTCTTCCAGGGGAAGGCCTCGATGTGCCACATCGACGTGGGCTACGAGGAGTGCCAGGCGCTGCGCGATACGACGCGGGAACTCGTCGACGCCGAGGAGAACATGCAGGAACTGGAGGACCAGCAGCGCGCCCTCCTGGAGGAGAGCCGCGACGGGAGCGCCGAGGCCGCGGACGCCCGCGGCGCGGTGATGGACGAACTCGAATCCGTCGAGGCGGAGATCGAGCAACTGCGCGAGGAGCGCAACGTCTGCGACCACTACTACCGGAACCTGACCGCGGACACCGACGCCTTCTACGGCTGGCTCTACGACGACGTGCGGACGCCGGAAGACGTGTACGGCTACGCCGAACGGGAGGGCATGTGCGGCTACGAACTGCTCAAGGAGGGCATGGAGGGCGTCGATCTGGTGGTTTGCAACTACCACCACCTGCTCGACTCGATGATCCGCGAGCAGTTCTTCCGGTGGCTGGGGCGGGACCCCGAAGACGTGATCGCCGTCTTCGACGAGGCCCACAACGTCGAGGACGCCGCCCGCGACCACGCCCGCCGCACGCTCACCGAGACGACACTCGACCAGGCCGTCGAGGAGTTAGAGACCGCCGAGGACCCCCGCGCCGAGGGGGCGCTGAACGTCCTCGACACGTTCCGACGGGCGCTGGTCGAGGCTTACGACGAGGCCTTCGACTTCGGCGAACGCGAGGGGGTCGACGAGGACTGGTACGACCTGTCGATCGACAACGACGACGCCCGCGACGACCTGACGCTGGCCTTCCTGCAGAACTACTCGGGGCCAGGGTTCCGCGAGGAACTCGACCGGACCCTGGACCTGGCCCGCGAACTCGACCAGTCCTACGAGGAAGCCTACAAGAACGGGGAGACGACGACGCGCCAGGAGTGCCAGACGCTGCAGGCGGCCACGTTCGTCGAGGCGTGGCTCGACGAGTCCGCCGTCGAGGGACAGTACCCCGTCGTGAGCGTCAGGCGGGCCGAGGAGGGGGGCCCACGGGAGGCCGGCGAGATCTACGGCCGTGCGGAGCTGTACACCTGTATCCCGAGTTCGGTGACCGCCGACCTGTTCGGTGACCTGCACGCGGGCGTGCTGATGAGCGCGACGCTGCGCCCCTTCGACGTGACCGAGGACGTGCTCGGCCTGGCCGATCCCGAGACCCTGGCCTACGGGCCCCAGTTCCCCGAGGAGCGCCGGCGGACCTACGCCGTCGATGGGCCCGCGCTCTTCGCCAGCAAGCGAGACGACATGCAGGTCCAGTCGACGGTCGCCGGCGCGCTGGAGGACGCCGCGCGGTTCACGCCCGGGAATACGCTCGCCTTCTTCCCGAGTTACGCCGAGGCCGAACGCTACCACCAGCGGGTCGACACCGGCGGCGCGACGTACCTCGACCGCCCCGGAACCTCCGCGAAGGAGCTGCGCGAGCGGTTCACCGACGACGACGGCGCGATGCTCTTTACCTCGCTGTGGGGCACCCTCGCCGAGGGAGTGAGCTTCGACGGCGACGACGCCCGGACGGTGGCCGTGGTCGGCGTCCCGTACCCGCACCTCGACGACCGCATGGACGCCGTTCAAGAGGCCTACGACGCCGAATTCGGTGACGATGACGGGGCCGCGGGCCGCGGCGGCTCGGGGTCGAGCGGCGGACGGGACGACGACGAGGGCGCGGGCTGGCGCTACGCCGTCGAGATCCCGACCGTCAGGAAGACCCGACAGGCGCTCGGTCGCGTCGTCCGCTCGCCCGAGGACTTCGGCGCCCGGATCTTGCTCGACAGGCGCTACACCGAGCGCTCGGAGGTGGAGATGACCGATTACTCCGTCCGCGGCACCTTCCCGCCGGAGGAGCGTCGCGAGATGGTCGACATCGACCCCGGGAAGCTGAAGTTCGCACTGTTGAACTTCTACCAGGATGTCGAGGGGTACGACGGCGACCCGCCGCGGCCGTGA
- the serB gene encoding phosphoserine phosphatase SerB, with protein MTVVAFDFDGTLSDSEMTVLLGDRNGTADDMASITERAMNDEIEYAESLRQRCALLEDLPDEEARAAFDQVELRPGAADVIAALREAGVYVAILTGGFERGVAAALEKEGVEVDAIVANRLPVADGKLTGTVEGPLIEGTKDDALEVLTAVVGADRTDTIAVGDGANDLPMLQVAGLAVGFDPKPAVAPACDTIVETMAELQEVLEGEDVLD; from the coding sequence ATGACCGTAGTCGCGTTCGACTTCGACGGCACGCTCTCGGACTCGGAGATGACCGTCCTGCTGGGCGACCGCAACGGGACGGCCGACGACATGGCTTCGATCACCGAGCGGGCGATGAACGACGAGATCGAGTACGCCGAGAGCCTCCGCCAGCGCTGCGCGCTGCTGGAGGACCTGCCCGACGAGGAGGCACGGGCAGCCTTCGACCAGGTGGAGCTCCGGCCGGGCGCCGCCGACGTGATCGCGGCGCTGCGGGAGGCCGGCGTCTACGTCGCCATCCTCACCGGCGGGTTCGAGCGCGGCGTCGCCGCTGCACTCGAAAAGGAGGGCGTCGAGGTCGACGCCATCGTCGCGAATCGGCTCCCGGTCGCGGACGGGAAACTGACGGGCACCGTCGAGGGGCCGCTCATCGAGGGGACGAAAGACGACGCGCTGGAGGTGCTGACCGCCGTGGTCGGCGCCGACCGCACCGACACCATCGCAGTCGGCGACGGCGCCAACGACCTCCCGATGCTGCAGGTCGCGGGGCTTGCCGTCGGCTTCGACCCGAAACCGGCCGTCGCACCGGCCTGCGACACCATCGTCGAGACGATGGCCGAGTTGCAGGAAGTCCTCGAGGGCGAAGACGTGCTGGACTGA
- a CDS encoding DoxX family protein has protein sequence MSTQRRTLDAELFGRETNFEYSEDWIGYALLGLRVVIAWIFLQAGLDKLLAGDWTAAGYLENAIPAGNPFGFWDALAAAPLVDPLVIWGQILIGLALLAGVAVRFAALCGALQMILFWMSHLSGGVMAGFPIEHGWVVSSHVVYALLLFGLGAIGAGRILGVDAYLEQTGIVRSYPRVRYFLG, from the coding sequence ATGTCAACGCAACGGCGGACGCTGGACGCGGAGCTGTTCGGGCGGGAGACGAACTTCGAGTACTCGGAGGACTGGATCGGCTACGCCCTGCTGGGGCTGCGGGTGGTCATCGCCTGGATCTTCCTGCAGGCGGGCCTGGACAAGCTGCTGGCCGGCGACTGGACGGCCGCGGGCTATCTGGAGAACGCCATCCCGGCGGGCAACCCCTTCGGCTTCTGGGACGCGCTGGCGGCCGCGCCGCTGGTCGACCCGCTGGTGATCTGGGGGCAGATCCTCATCGGTCTGGCCCTGCTGGCGGGCGTCGCGGTCCGGTTCGCCGCCCTCTGTGGGGCGCTCCAGATGATCCTCTTCTGGATGTCCCACCTCTCGGGCGGCGTGATGGCCGGGTTCCCCATCGAGCACGGCTGGGTCGTCTCCAGCCACGTCGTCTACGCCCTGCTGTTGTTCGGCCTCGGCGCCATCGGCGCCGGCCGGATCCTCGGCGTCGACGCCTACCTGGAGCAGACGGGTATCGTCCGGTCGTACCCCCGAGTCCGGTATTTCCTCGGCTGA
- a CDS encoding O-acetylhomoserine aminocarboxypropyltransferase/cysteine synthase family protein, translated as MSDDWDPATKALHVGQEEPDAATGARAPPIYQTTSYVFEDADDAAQQFALEKPGHIYSRLMNPTNAMLEERIAALENGAAAIATSSGMAALNLATFMLADVGDNVVTASSLYGGTYTYYTHTAPRMGVEARFVDTLDYEAYEEAIDDDTAYVHFETIGNPALVTPDIERIADIAHDHGVPLFVDNTFATPHLCQPLDHGADLVWNSTTKWIHGHGTTVGGVLVDGGSFPWDEHADSFPEIAEPNPAYHGVNFRERFGDAAFTYASVARGLRDLGCQQSPFDSWTTMQGLESLPMRMDRHCENAMAVAEHLADHPEVSWVTYPGLDDHETHDEAGEYLEGGYGGMITFGLAEGYDAARTTVESTEIASLLANVGDAKTLLIHPASTTHQQLSDEEKQAAGVTDDMVRLSVGLESVDDIVADLDQAIDTATE; from the coding sequence ATGTCCGACGACTGGGATCCGGCGACGAAGGCACTGCACGTAGGACAGGAAGAACCCGACGCGGCCACCGGCGCGCGCGCGCCGCCGATCTATCAGACGACGAGCTACGTCTTCGAGGACGCCGACGACGCCGCCCAGCAGTTCGCTCTGGAAAAACCCGGCCACATCTACTCGCGGCTGATGAACCCGACGAACGCGATGCTCGAAGAGCGCATCGCCGCCCTGGAGAACGGCGCCGCCGCCATCGCCACGTCCTCCGGGATGGCCGCGCTGAACCTCGCGACCTTCATGCTCGCCGACGTGGGCGACAACGTCGTCACCGCCTCCTCGCTGTACGGCGGGACCTACACCTACTACACCCACACCGCGCCGCGGATGGGCGTCGAGGCGCGGTTCGTCGACACGCTCGACTACGAGGCTTACGAGGAGGCCATCGACGACGACACCGCCTACGTCCACTTCGAGACGATCGGCAACCCCGCGCTGGTGACGCCCGACATCGAGCGCATCGCCGACATCGCCCACGACCACGGCGTCCCGCTGTTCGTCGACAACACGTTCGCGACGCCGCATCTCTGCCAGCCCCTCGACCACGGCGCCGACCTCGTCTGGAACTCCACCACCAAGTGGATCCACGGCCACGGCACGACCGTCGGCGGCGTCCTCGTCGACGGCGGCTCCTTCCCCTGGGACGAGCACGCCGACTCGTTCCCGGAGATCGCCGAGCCGAACCCCGCGTATCACGGCGTCAACTTCCGCGAGCGCTTCGGCGACGCCGCCTTCACGTACGCGTCGGTCGCCCGCGGGCTGCGCGACCTGGGCTGCCAGCAGTCGCCGTTCGACTCCTGGACGACGATGCAGGGGCTCGAATCCCTCCCGATGCGGATGGACCGCCACTGCGAGAACGCGATGGCCGTCGCCGAACATCTGGCCGACCACCCCGAGGTCTCCTGGGTCACCTACCCCGGCCTCGACGACCACGAGACCCACGACGAGGCGGGCGAGTATCTAGAGGGCGGCTACGGCGGCATGATCACCTTCGGCCTCGCGGAGGGGTACGACGCCGCACGCACCACGGTGGAGTCGACGGAGATCGCCTCCCTGCTCGCGAACGTCGGCGACGCGAAGACGCTGCTCATCCACCCCGCCTCGACCACCCACCAGCAGCTGTCCGACGAGGAGAAACAGGCCGCCGGCGTCACCGACGACATGGTTCGCCTCTCCGTGGGCCTCGAATCCGTCGACGACATCGTCGCCGACCTCGACCAGGCTATCGACACCGCGACGGAGTAG
- a CDS encoding DNA-directed DNA polymerase II small subunit, producing the protein MPLETPVHVANELASRGYNAEPEAVTLLASTPDPAGALDRTLETVPDDVIVLTADHVKEVVDTRSRSGGSPTRTDPKSSPDTSAHPPDGPPSRDPSVSTGTGDSEPSDGGGAAAVETGGSRSGTGDGSATGSAAGDGSATGSAAGDGSAAGGGRTPADPAQQSVAVEGDIQSTGTGEYSDFVAVFRDRYEKLSKQLRGRVNHRPTDAIESMPGNSEAAMVGMVSDIRSTASGHWLVELEDTNGTFPCLVMKDRDIADLVNELLLDEVIAVDGTLADDGGILFVDSLYFPEIPRTYEPSTADREVEAALISDVHVGSQEFEADAWHRFTDWLHTADADRVEYLLVAGDMVEGVGVYPNQDEELDIVDIYEQYERFSEYLKEVPGDMEIIMIPGNHDAVRLAEPQPAFDEELRDIMTAHDARISGNPSTVTVEGVDVLMYHGVSLDEVIAELPDEKASYDEPHKPMYQLLKKRHVAPQFGGQTRLAPEEEDYLVMESVPDIFHTGHVHKLGYGKYHNVLAINSGCWQAQTDFQKSVNIDPDVAFAPIVSLDTLDLRIHDFE; encoded by the coding sequence GTGCCGCTCGAGACGCCGGTTCACGTCGCCAACGAACTCGCCAGCCGGGGCTACAACGCCGAACCCGAGGCCGTCACCCTCCTCGCCTCGACCCCCGACCCCGCCGGCGCGCTCGACCGTACACTCGAAACGGTCCCCGACGACGTCATCGTGCTCACCGCCGACCACGTCAAAGAAGTCGTCGACACTCGGTCGCGGTCTGGTGGTTCGCCGACCCGAACCGACCCGAAATCGTCCCCGGACACCTCCGCCCATCCCCCCGATGGGCCCCCTTCCCGAGACCCCTCTGTTTCAACTGGAACGGGCGACTCCGAACCGTCAGACGGCGGTGGGGCCGCTGCAGTGGAAACAGGGGGGTCTCGGTCGGGTACCGGAGACGGTTCGGCGACCGGTTCGGCGGCCGGAGACGGTTCGGCGACCGGTTCGGCGGCCGGAGACGGTTCGGCGGCCGGCGGTGGACGGACGCCAGCCGACCCCGCCCAGCAGTCGGTCGCCGTCGAGGGCGACATCCAGAGCACCGGGACGGGAGAGTACTCGGATTTCGTCGCCGTCTTCCGCGACCGCTACGAGAAGCTCTCGAAGCAGTTGCGCGGGCGGGTCAACCACCGGCCGACCGACGCTATCGAGTCGATGCCGGGCAACAGCGAGGCGGCGATGGTCGGGATGGTCTCGGACATCCGCTCGACCGCCAGCGGCCACTGGCTGGTCGAACTCGAAGACACCAACGGAACCTTCCCCTGTCTGGTGATGAAAGACCGCGACATCGCCGACCTGGTGAACGAACTCCTGCTCGACGAGGTCATCGCCGTCGACGGCACGCTGGCCGACGACGGCGGCATCCTCTTCGTCGATTCGCTGTACTTCCCCGAAATTCCGCGCACCTACGAACCATCGACGGCCGACCGCGAGGTGGAAGCGGCGCTCATCAGCGACGTCCACGTCGGCAGTCAGGAGTTCGAGGCCGACGCCTGGCATCGGTTCACCGACTGGCTGCACACCGCCGACGCCGACCGCGTGGAGTACCTGCTCGTCGCCGGCGACATGGTCGAGGGCGTCGGCGTCTACCCGAACCAGGACGAGGAACTCGACATCGTCGACATCTACGAGCAGTACGAGCGGTTCAGCGAGTACCTCAAGGAAGTCCCGGGGGACATGGAGATCATCATGATCCCGGGCAACCACGACGCGGTCCGCCTCGCGGAGCCCCAGCCGGCCTTCGACGAGGAACTACGGGACATCATGACCGCCCACGACGCCCGCATCTCGGGCAACCCCTCCACCGTCACCGTCGAGGGCGTCGACGTGTTGATGTACCACGGCGTGTCGCTGGACGAGGTGATCGCCGAGCTGCCCGACGAGAAGGCCAGCTACGACGAACCCCACAAGCCGATGTACCAGCTCCTGAAGAAGCGCCACGTCGCCCCGCAGTTCGGCGGCCAGACCCGCCTGGCGCCCGAGGAAGAGGACTACCTCGTCATGGAGTCGGTCCCAGACATCTTCCACACCGGCCACGTCCACAAGCTCGGGTACGGCAAGTACCACAACGTCCTCGCCATCAACTCCGGCTGCTGGCAGGCACAGACGGACTTCCAGAAGAGCGTCAACATCGACCCCGACGTGGCCTTCGCGCCTATCGTCTCGCTGGACACCCTCGACCTGCGGATCCACGACTTCGAGTAG
- a CDS encoding S24/S26 family peptidase codes for MSPPGDDEPPSGEPDGSGDSGTEPEGGDARRPEAAEPRHSDAVDSSSESGTDRGRDAETGVGVAVNGGARETDAPPVRHGDDEVTESKAGSGARTFLVDVLSSALAVLLVGALLFAVSGVWPPMVAIESSSMAPHMNTGDLVFVMDEQRFPGDGEIAGTGVVTLRSGQHTDYRQFQRPGDVIVYKPDGNDGATPIIHRAMFYVQEGENWYEEADRQSIGRYSECGESTEEALPYCPAPHAGFITKGDNNGGYDQAQPDPLSAPVKAEWVVGTAEVRIPKLGCIRLRNERCLGSARASPTGVAFATDTARTADAALAGETRNRSAVAP; via the coding sequence ATGAGTCCGCCCGGCGACGACGAGCCGCCCTCCGGAGAGCCCGACGGATCCGGTGATAGCGGGACTGAGCCGGAAGGAGGCGACGCACGCCGCCCGGAGGCTGCCGAACCGCGCCACTCCGACGCGGTCGACAGCTCGTCCGAATCCGGGACCGACCGCGGGCGAGACGCGGAGACTGGAGTGGGCGTCGCCGTCAACGGAGGCGCTCGGGAGACGGACGCGCCGCCGGTTCGCCACGGCGACGACGAGGTGACCGAATCGAAAGCAGGGAGCGGAGCGCGGACGTTCCTGGTCGACGTACTGTCGAGCGCGCTGGCGGTCTTGCTGGTCGGCGCGTTGCTGTTCGCGGTCAGCGGTGTGTGGCCCCCGATGGTCGCCATCGAGAGTTCGAGTATGGCACCGCACATGAACACCGGCGACCTGGTGTTCGTCATGGACGAGCAGCGGTTCCCGGGCGACGGCGAGATAGCCGGAACAGGTGTCGTCACGCTCCGTTCGGGCCAACACACCGACTACCGGCAGTTCCAGCGCCCGGGCGACGTGATCGTCTACAAACCCGACGGTAACGACGGGGCCACGCCGATCATCCACCGGGCGATGTTCTACGTGCAGGAGGGCGAGAACTGGTACGAGGAGGCCGATCGCCAGTCGATCGGCCGCTACAGCGAGTGCGGGGAGTCGACAGAGGAGGCGCTCCCGTACTGCCCGGCCCCGCACGCCGGGTTCATCACGAAGGGCGACAACAACGGCGGCTACGACCAGGCCCAACCGGATCCGCTGAGCGCCCCGGTCAAGGCCGAGTGGGTCGTCGGCACTGCCGAGGTCCGTATCCCGAAACTCGGGTGCATCCGACTGCGGAACGAGCGGTGTCTGGGCAGCGCCCGCGCGTCGCCTACTGGCGTGGCGTTCGCGACCGACACGGCGCGTACGGCCGACGCGGCGCTCGCCGGCGAGACCCGGAACCGAAGCGCGGTCGCTCCGTAG